The following proteins come from a genomic window of Methanothrix sp.:
- a CDS encoding 2TM domain-containing protein, which translates to MAATLEEYKRLFREATVADQVKLFQLHIAIYIVVNAIWIALNAMGTIKTIPGWAMYYPIVGWGLLVVVHYWFYVRGAENLCKLREREIESRLR; encoded by the coding sequence TTGGCTGCGACTCTGGAAGAATACAAAAGACTTTTTAGAGAGGCGACTGTTGCAGATCAGGTGAAGCTCTTCCAGCTTCACATAGCTATCTACATTGTGGTGAATGCCATCTGGATAGCACTGAACGCCATGGGCACGATAAAGACGATCCCCGGCTGGGCGATGTACTACCCAATAGTGGGCTGGGGGCTGCTGGTGGTGGTCCACTACTGGTTCTACGTGCGCGGTGCTGAGAACCTCTGCAAGCTCAGGGAGAGGGAGATAGAATCCAGGCTGAGGTGA
- the acs gene encoding acetate--CoA ligase — translation MADEKAQVSSQENVYRPASDLVENSNVMQWMKRKGIRSEKELRAWCSENYVEFWDEMAKTYAEWFVPYEKVLEWNPPHARWFVGGKCNVAHNALDRHARSWRRNKVAYYFVGEPVGDTRAITYYQLYREVNKLANGLKSLGIKKGDRVGIYLPMIPELPVAMLACAKIGAIHVVVFSGFSAGALRERINDAGARILITCDGSYRRGKPIPIKAQADEALQDAPSVERQIVYRRTGQSIDWRDGFDIWWHELVKNQPDECETLQMDSEDPLFILYTAGAGGKPRGVVHVHGGFCVGPAYTTSWVFDMKDTDVYWSTADIGWITGHTYIVYGPLCLGATSVMYEGSPDYPDFGRWFQIIEDYGVSVIYTAPTAIRMFMKEGEDWPRKYNLRSVRLMGSVGEAMNPDAFLWWRKHVGNDWAPIMDTWFQSETGCHVIAPLPITPLKPGSPAFPLPGYNVELLDVNGRAVGPEESGNIVLTAPWPTMLRGIYGEPEKLKEIYYDYYWSVRPGIYLSGDRARRDADGYWWILGRIDDVLKVAGHRISNAEVEAAALSHPKVADAAVIGRPDKVKGENIVLFVVPKEGVEADENLKKEIRNHVRATMGPIAMPSEVYFVSAIPKDRTGKPVRAVIKAKALGAAPGDTSSVVNRDAIDAIPSI, via the coding sequence ATGGCAGATGAGAAAGCACAGGTCTCCTCTCAGGAGAACGTCTACAGGCCGGCAAGCGACCTGGTGGAGAACTCCAATGTGATGCAGTGGATGAAGAGAAAGGGCATCAGGAGCGAAAAGGAGCTGCGGGCCTGGTGTTCCGAGAACTACGTCGAGTTCTGGGACGAGATGGCAAAGACATACGCAGAATGGTTTGTGCCATACGAGAAGGTCCTTGAGTGGAACCCGCCGCATGCGAGGTGGTTCGTCGGAGGAAAGTGCAACGTCGCGCACAACGCCCTAGACAGGCATGCAAGATCATGGCGGAGAAACAAGGTCGCCTACTACTTTGTGGGCGAGCCGGTCGGAGACACCAGGGCCATAACATACTATCAGCTCTACAGAGAGGTGAACAAGCTCGCCAACGGTCTTAAGAGCCTGGGGATCAAGAAGGGCGACAGGGTTGGGATCTACCTGCCGATGATCCCCGAGCTTCCGGTAGCGATGCTGGCCTGTGCGAAGATCGGCGCGATACACGTCGTTGTCTTCTCGGGATTCAGCGCAGGCGCGCTCCGCGAGAGGATCAATGACGCAGGCGCCAGGATTCTGATAACATGTGATGGATCTTACAGAAGAGGCAAGCCGATCCCGATAAAGGCCCAGGCTGACGAGGCCCTCCAGGATGCGCCATCAGTGGAGCGCCAGATAGTCTACAGACGGACAGGCCAGAGCATCGACTGGAGGGATGGATTCGATATCTGGTGGCATGAGCTTGTGAAGAACCAGCCCGATGAGTGCGAGACCCTCCAGATGGACTCAGAGGATCCGCTCTTCATACTCTACACAGCCGGAGCTGGAGGAAAGCCGAGGGGAGTGGTCCATGTGCACGGCGGCTTCTGCGTCGGGCCTGCGTACACAACGAGCTGGGTCTTTGACATGAAGGATACTGATGTCTACTGGTCGACCGCTGACATCGGATGGATCACGGGCCACACCTACATAGTCTACGGGCCGCTCTGCCTCGGCGCGACGAGCGTGATGTACGAGGGCTCTCCGGATTACCCTGATTTCGGGAGATGGTTCCAGATCATAGAGGACTACGGTGTCTCAGTAATCTACACAGCGCCCACCGCGATCAGGATGTTCATGAAGGAGGGCGAGGATTGGCCCAGGAAGTACAACCTGAGAAGCGTCCGGCTCATGGGATCTGTGGGAGAGGCGATGAACCCTGATGCATTCCTGTGGTGGAGGAAGCATGTCGGTAACGACTGGGCCCCCATAATGGACACATGGTTCCAGTCAGAGACCGGCTGCCATGTGATAGCTCCACTGCCCATAACCCCGCTCAAGCCGGGCTCGCCAGCATTCCCGCTTCCCGGATACAACGTGGAGCTGCTGGATGTGAACGGGAGAGCGGTTGGTCCTGAAGAGAGCGGGAACATCGTGCTCACAGCACCATGGCCGACCATGCTCAGGGGCATATACGGAGAGCCGGAGAAGCTCAAGGAGATCTACTACGACTACTACTGGAGCGTCAGGCCTGGGATCTACCTCAGCGGCGACAGGGCGAGAAGAGATGCAGACGGCTACTGGTGGATACTGGGCAGGATAGATGATGTCCTCAAGGTCGCAGGCCACAGGATAAGCAACGCAGAGGTCGAGGCTGCCGCACTCTCACACCCAAAGGTCGCGGATGCAGCGGTCATCGGCAGGCCAGACAAGGTCAAGGGGGAGAACATAGTTCTCTTCGTCGTGCCGAAAGAGGGCGTCGAGGCTGACGAGAACCTCAAGAAGGAGATAAGGAACCACGTCAGGGCGACAATGGGGCCGATAGCGATGCCGTCAGAGGTTTACTTTGTGTCAGCCATACCAAAGGACAGAACAGGGAAGCCTGTGAGGGCTGTGATCAAGGCAAAGGCGCTTGGAGCAGCTCCCGGAGACACATCATCTGTGGTCAACAGGGATGCAATAGATGCCATACCATCGATTTAG
- a CDS encoding 23S rRNA (pseudouridine(1915)-N(3))-methyltransferase RlmH: MRIIAVGRIRERFWQEAAFYYIKRLAPYTRLDVVEVREGDPFKEGREMLSHLSGGITVALDEHGECMSSLELASWIQRRIIEGCGCISWLIGGPEGLSQEILNRSDLQLSLSRMTFPYQLARIILLEQLYRAFRIIKNEPYHR; encoded by the coding sequence ATGAGGATAATCGCTGTTGGCCGGATCAGAGAGCGATTCTGGCAGGAGGCAGCATTTTACTACATAAAACGCCTCGCCCCCTACACCAGGCTCGATGTCGTGGAGGTTCGCGAGGGGGATCCCTTCAAAGAGGGCAGGGAGATGCTCTCGCATCTGAGCGGGGGGATAACAGTGGCGCTGGATGAGCACGGTGAGTGCATGAGCTCGCTGGAGCTGGCGTCCTGGATCCAGAGGAGGATCATCGAGGGATGCGGCTGTATCAGCTGGCTGATCGGAGGGCCAGAGGGCCTCTCTCAGGAGATACTGAACCGCTCGGACCTCCAGCTCTCACTTTCAAGGATGACATTCCCCTACCAGCTGGCGAGGATCATCCTCCTGGAGCAGCTCTACAGGGCGTTCAGGATAATAAAAAATGAGCCATACCACCGCTAA
- a CDS encoding AIR synthase-related protein, whose product MDLEGYAKLGLRRNDPDIKNKLADLIVEIKGIRRDRAEALAGAVLQEARATLNPRGDVFELQGSGVSMGEFGVGSRGLGDFYMHTKIAEVIGRTGAVVDSSELDDSGVVKAGDRYLVVTVDGMHSRLSDYPFLAGFHVTRAALRDILVMGARPVALFSDVHLADDGDVAKVLDHIAGIATVGELVNVPLITGSTLRIGGDMVIGDRLTGCVGAVGIADRITPRKDAAPGDVIIMTEGAGGGTICAAALYYGIHEVVEETLNIKFLEAAGALIDEGPEIHAMTDVTNGGIRGDAKEISHTAGVKLVFFEERMRSLVNPRVLDMLERLEIDYLGVSIDALLIIAPRSEADGILDIIERAGVAADVIGRVERGSGVELHTRDGIRDFSPRFRESAYTPIKKFVGEEATRDFGEMRALVDEAAERAIEKKKRFVERIRSRQSRSA is encoded by the coding sequence ATGGATCTTGAGGGGTATGCAAAGCTCGGGCTGAGGAGAAACGATCCTGATATAAAAAATAAGCTCGCAGATCTCATCGTCGAGATAAAGGGCATCAGACGGGACAGGGCCGAGGCGCTGGCAGGAGCCGTGCTCCAGGAGGCCAGGGCAACGCTCAATCCCAGGGGGGATGTGTTCGAGCTTCAGGGCTCCGGCGTGAGCATGGGCGAGTTCGGGGTCGGATCGCGGGGCCTGGGCGACTTCTACATGCACACAAAGATAGCAGAGGTAATCGGAAGAACAGGCGCAGTTGTCGATTCCTCAGAGCTGGATGATTCGGGTGTTGTGAAGGCTGGCGATAGATACCTAGTGGTCACTGTTGATGGAATGCACTCCAGGCTGAGCGACTATCCGTTTCTGGCCGGCTTCCATGTTACAAGGGCCGCGCTCCGCGATATCCTGGTGATGGGTGCGAGGCCTGTCGCCCTCTTCTCAGATGTTCACCTCGCAGACGACGGGGATGTCGCAAAGGTGCTCGACCACATAGCCGGAATCGCCACTGTCGGAGAGCTTGTGAACGTCCCGCTGATCACAGGCAGCACGCTCAGGATCGGCGGGGACATGGTCATAGGCGACAGGCTGACAGGCTGCGTCGGTGCGGTTGGCATCGCGGATAGAATCACTCCGAGAAAGGATGCAGCCCCTGGGGATGTCATAATCATGACAGAGGGAGCTGGTGGAGGGACGATCTGCGCTGCTGCTCTCTACTACGGCATTCACGAGGTTGTGGAGGAGACGCTCAACATAAAGTTCCTGGAGGCTGCTGGTGCGCTGATCGATGAGGGCCCTGAGATACATGCGATGACTGATGTGACCAATGGGGGGATAAGGGGGGATGCAAAGGAGATCTCCCACACAGCCGGCGTAAAGCTGGTCTTCTTCGAGGAGCGGATGAGGTCCCTTGTCAACCCGAGAGTCCTGGATATGCTCGAGAGGCTCGAGATCGACTATCTCGGAGTATCGATAGATGCTCTTCTCATAATAGCCCCCAGGAGCGAGGCTGATGGGATACTGGATATCATAGAGAGAGCCGGAGTCGCAGCTGATGTCATAGGAAGGGTCGAGAGGGGCTCTGGCGTGGAGCTTCATACCAGAGATGGCATCAGGGACTTCTCGCCAAGGTTCAGGGAATCAGCATACACTCCCATAAAGAAGTTCGTCGGCGAGGAGGCGACGAGGGACTTCGGGGAGATGCGTGCGCTCGTGGACGAAGCGGCAGAGCGCGCGATCGAGAAGAAAAAGCGGTTCGTGGAGAGGATAAGATCGAGGCAATCGAGATCTGCCTGA
- a CDS encoding histone deacetylase, producing the protein MAADVRSKPDATKIGATERRIEPPVRPARTSSARKTGLIFFPAFDWAISPTHPEREERLLYTRDQIFEEGLMDFPEIVEYRPRLAELKDVARVHFCVPDVESQVTEAHLIAAGSTLVLADALMRGEIRNGFALVRPPGHHSMRVVHGNRGFCNINNEAIMVEYIRRKYGVRRIAIVDTDVHHGDGTQDIFWHDPDVLFISFHQDGRTLYPGSGFTSEMGGPLALGRTLNVPLPPGTTDEGILYVLENLVLPVLEEFDPQLVFNSAGQDNHYTDPLANMRFTAQGYARLNEMLAPDMAVLEGGYAIESALPYVNTGIIQAMAGLDYSNVREPDYVPGRFVLTSEMRRSIEATVNHLLTIWESRDDLVEKARQEHGRFYSRRKRIFYDTDMITEGQEETLRMCTDCPGYLTISTQAARGYGRLNTAFCVSVPLFACRNCIEDAREEYEEHKSEMKYDYVYLQDKPSDKFRAYCTRTRNEIVL; encoded by the coding sequence ATGGCAGCTGATGTTCGCTCGAAACCGGATGCCACAAAAATCGGTGCGACCGAGAGGAGAATCGAGCCGCCCGTGAGGCCTGCCAGGACCTCCTCTGCGAGAAAGACCGGCCTTATATTCTTCCCCGCATTCGACTGGGCGATATCCCCCACGCATCCCGAACGGGAGGAGAGGCTTCTCTACACGAGAGACCAGATCTTTGAAGAAGGACTGATGGACTTCCCCGAGATCGTCGAGTACAGGCCGCGCCTCGCTGAGCTGAAGGACGTGGCCAGGGTCCACTTCTGCGTTCCAGATGTGGAGTCACAGGTTACCGAGGCGCACCTGATAGCAGCGGGAAGCACCCTCGTCCTAGCGGATGCTCTGATGAGAGGTGAGATAAGAAACGGCTTCGCCCTTGTGCGCCCTCCTGGACATCACTCGATGAGGGTGGTCCACGGAAACAGGGGGTTCTGCAACATCAACAACGAGGCCATAATGGTCGAGTACATACGCAGGAAGTACGGCGTGAGGCGCATCGCCATAGTCGACACGGATGTGCACCACGGAGATGGAACCCAGGACATATTCTGGCATGATCCTGATGTGCTCTTCATAAGCTTCCACCAGGACGGCAGGACTCTCTACCCCGGCTCGGGATTCACCAGCGAGATGGGCGGGCCTCTGGCTCTCGGAAGAACTCTGAACGTGCCGCTGCCCCCGGGAACAACTGATGAGGGGATACTGTATGTCCTGGAGAATCTTGTACTGCCGGTGCTGGAGGAGTTCGATCCGCAGCTCGTCTTCAACTCAGCCGGCCAGGACAACCACTACACAGATCCCCTCGCGAACATGAGGTTCACAGCCCAGGGCTATGCGAGGCTGAACGAGATGCTCGCTCCGGACATGGCCGTGCTCGAGGGCGGATATGCCATAGAGAGCGCGCTGCCCTACGTCAACACTGGAATCATACAGGCGATGGCCGGGCTCGATTACTCCAACGTCAGAGAGCCAGACTATGTTCCAGGGAGGTTTGTCCTGACATCCGAGATGAGGAGATCAATAGAGGCCACTGTGAACCACCTCCTCACTATATGGGAGAGCAGGGATGATCTTGTGGAAAAGGCGAGGCAGGAGCACGGCAGGTTTTACTCCCGGAGGAAGAGGATCTTCTATGATACAGACATGATAACCGAGGGGCAGGAGGAGACGCTGAGGATGTGCACAGATTGCCCCGGATACCTAACGATATCCACACAGGCTGCCAGGGGATACGGCCGGCTGAACACAGCGTTCTGCGTCTCTGTGCCACTCTTCGCATGCAGGAACTGCATCGAGGATGCGCGTGAGGAGTACGAGGAGCACAAATCCGAGATGAAGTACGACTATGTCTACCTCCAGGACAAGCCCTCCGATAAATTCAGGGCGTACTGCACCAGAACCAGAAACGAGATCGTCCTGTGA
- a CDS encoding DUF1699 family protein produces MRIRVVSSKSEIAQLNPNERMVHLAFRASNVDFLNLMQRCPRLRVIQVPPSYKKTMSNAIQVFLEMQGIELLEGDVWGHRKDLDEYFTVSDSTIEEIRSMISKGVPFEQMAEELQKKARIGPDLIKYIAKTKVTA; encoded by the coding sequence ATGAGAATTAGGGTAGTCAGCTCCAAGAGTGAGATCGCACAGCTCAATCCGAATGAAAGAATGGTGCATCTGGCCTTCAGGGCATCGAATGTCGATTTCCTGAATCTTATGCAGAGGTGCCCGAGGCTCAGGGTGATCCAGGTACCGCCTTCTTACAAGAAGACGATGTCGAATGCGATTCAGGTGTTCCTGGAGATGCAGGGCATCGAGCTGCTCGAGGGCGACGTCTGGGGTCACAGGAAGGATCTTGACGAGTACTTCACAGTGAGCGACAGCACAATAGAAGAGATAAGGTCGATGATCAGCAAGGGCGTCCCCTTTGAGCAGATGGCCGAGGAGCTCCAGAAGAAGGCGAGGATCGGCCCGGACCTCATAAAGTACATCGCAAAGACAAAGGTAACGGCGTGA
- a CDS encoding NAD(P)/FAD-dependent oxidoreductase, translating to MQDVVVVGAGPAGLFAALELSAHGKKVVVVDKGRDISERSCPMKKWGHCLHCDPCHIMCGMGGAGTYSDGILNLHPAIGGDLTRLTDDAWSLIDEVDSVFLRYGAPVETQEPTQGDVEELSRRAASVGARFIAIKQRHMGSDRTPEIIRAFSADLKSRGVRFVLNTSAADLIMEKDGCIGVRLSDGREIRAESTLLAPGRIGAQWIGEMIDRYGIKARYGPLDVGVRVEVPSIVMDPVTRINRDPKFHIITHRYDDFIRTFCTNPGGFVVKEEYRDFIATNGHSMSGERSENTNFAFLVRLELTKPIENTTAYGISIAKLVTTIGGRKPVIQRLGDLHRGRRSTEERIARNPVRNTLRDVTPGDISMALPHRIVMDVIEGLEILNEIIPGVNADSTLLYAPEIKFYAREISVDRDLQTSIPSLYAAGDGAGLSRGIVAAAATGLLAARGILRGR from the coding sequence ATGCAGGATGTGGTCGTGGTCGGCGCCGGGCCTGCGGGACTCTTCGCGGCTCTGGAGCTATCCGCCCACGGAAAGAAGGTGGTGGTTGTCGATAAGGGCCGGGACATCTCTGAGAGGAGCTGCCCGATGAAGAAGTGGGGGCACTGTCTTCACTGCGACCCGTGCCACATAATGTGCGGGATGGGGGGAGCGGGCACATACTCAGATGGCATACTCAATCTACATCCGGCGATCGGCGGCGATCTCACGCGTCTGACGGATGATGCCTGGTCGCTCATAGATGAGGTGGACTCGGTATTTCTGAGATACGGCGCCCCCGTCGAGACACAGGAGCCCACGCAGGGCGATGTGGAGGAGCTCAGCCGGAGGGCTGCATCCGTGGGCGCGAGATTCATAGCGATAAAGCAGCGCCACATGGGATCTGACAGGACGCCAGAGATAATAAGGGCGTTCAGCGCAGATCTCAAAAGCCGCGGCGTCAGGTTCGTGCTGAACACCTCGGCAGCAGATCTCATAATGGAAAAGGATGGATGCATCGGGGTCAGGCTTTCCGATGGCAGAGAGATAAGGGCTGAGAGCACTCTCCTCGCGCCCGGCAGGATAGGTGCACAGTGGATCGGAGAGATGATCGACAGGTACGGCATCAAAGCACGCTATGGACCTCTGGATGTCGGGGTGCGTGTGGAGGTGCCATCGATAGTCATGGATCCAGTCACGCGGATCAACAGGGATCCTAAGTTCCACATCATAACTCACAGATACGATGATTTCATCAGAACCTTCTGCACAAACCCTGGTGGCTTTGTGGTCAAGGAGGAGTACAGGGACTTCATAGCGACAAACGGGCACTCCATGTCTGGAGAGCGCTCTGAGAACACGAACTTCGCATTTCTTGTAAGGCTTGAGCTGACGAAGCCGATAGAGAACACCACAGCCTACGGAATATCCATAGCGAAGCTCGTGACAACAATCGGAGGGAGGAAGCCAGTCATCCAGAGGCTTGGGGATCTGCACAGAGGAAGGAGATCCACGGAGGAGAGGATCGCCAGGAATCCGGTCCGGAACACGCTGAGAGACGTGACCCCGGGAGACATATCGATGGCTCTGCCCCACAGGATAGTCATGGACGTCATCGAGGGGCTCGAGATCCTGAACGAGATCATTCCCGGGGTCAATGCTGACTCCACGCTGCTTTACGCTCCGGAGATAAAGTTCTACGCCCGGGAGATAAGCGTGGACAGAGACCTGCAGACCAGCATACCATCACTCTACGCTGCAGGCGATGGCGCCGGGCTCTCGAGAGGCATAGTCGCGGCTGCTGCCACCGGACTGCTTGCGGCGCGCGGAATACTCAGAGGCCGGTAG
- a CDS encoding RNA 2'-phosphotransferase, translating to MSSEQAIRRCPQHGFFRGDACSCGSRGKLVLDGVRTEKLGRLLAGALRHFPDDLGLAMSPQGWVEIPVLVDAIRTRYRWANGNVIMALVRSDPKGRYEINGTRIRARYGHSVDVDLDYPINELPTLYYGTAEEEAERLLEVGLKSATQRYVHLSTTPDKAWEVGTFRTSNPKVIVVDAAGAQREGVRMMKVSESMVISEPIPPRFLSMMPAKGQK from the coding sequence ATGAGTTCAGAGCAGGCGATAAGGAGATGCCCGCAGCATGGATTTTTCAGAGGAGATGCATGCAGCTGCGGGAGCAGGGGGAAGCTCGTTCTTGATGGTGTGAGGACCGAGAAGCTCGGGAGGCTGCTCGCAGGGGCTCTCCGTCACTTCCCCGATGACCTGGGGCTGGCGATGAGCCCGCAGGGCTGGGTGGAGATACCGGTGCTCGTGGATGCCATCCGGACCAGATACAGATGGGCAAACGGGAATGTCATAATGGCGCTCGTCAGATCCGATCCGAAGGGAAGGTATGAGATAAACGGCACACGAATCAGAGCCAGATACGGCCATTCTGTGGATGTTGATCTGGACTATCCGATAAACGAGCTGCCCACGCTCTACTACGGGACTGCGGAGGAGGAGGCAGAGCGTCTCCTGGAGGTCGGCCTGAAGTCGGCCACACAGCGGTATGTGCATCTCAGCACCACGCCTGACAAGGCATGGGAGGTCGGCACATTCAGGACGAGCAATCCAAAGGTAATCGTGGTGGACGCGGCAGGGGCTCAGCGTGAAGGGGTGAGGATGATGAAGGTGAGCGAGAGCATGGTCATCTCCGAGCCGATACCGCCGAGGTTCCTGAGCATGATGCCGGCGAAAGGTCAGAAATAA
- a CDS encoding MarC family protein, whose translation MHGGSHLDLAAYLQYFVYAFTSIFIIVNPIEATMVFVSLTQEASPAEKSRICVRTTLVAFSVAMIFALAGDMILRFFGITVDSLRVAGGILLFLVAIDMLRAKPHKKVTEAEIEDATTREDISIFPLAIPLLTGPGAITTVIVNMGASSTLMEKMLVLLAICLTFSATYVILRSAEYVDALLGVTGIMVFTRIMGLILGAIAVDFVSVGAWNIYISMASAA comes from the coding sequence GTGCATGGGGGTTCTCATCTGGATCTGGCTGCATACCTTCAGTACTTCGTATACGCGTTCACCTCGATATTCATAATAGTGAACCCCATCGAGGCGACGATGGTCTTCGTCTCCCTCACTCAGGAGGCCAGCCCAGCTGAGAAAAGCAGGATATGCGTCCGCACAACGCTTGTGGCATTCTCTGTCGCGATGATCTTCGCACTTGCAGGGGATATGATCCTGAGGTTCTTCGGCATAACCGTCGACTCTCTAAGGGTGGCGGGTGGCATACTGCTCTTTCTCGTGGCCATAGACATGCTCCGCGCGAAGCCTCACAAGAAGGTCACAGAGGCCGAGATCGAGGATGCAACCACCAGGGAGGATATCTCGATATTTCCGCTGGCCATCCCGCTGCTCACCGGCCCCGGAGCGATAACCACGGTGATAGTCAATATGGGAGCAAGCAGCACGCTTATGGAGAAGATGCTGGTGCTCCTGGCGATATGTTTGACATTCAGTGCGACCTACGTCATACTGAGATCCGCAGAGTATGTCGATGCTCTCCTCGGCGTTACGGGGATCATGGTGTTCACGCGGATAATGGGACTGATCCTCGGGGCGATAGCCGTCGATTTTGTCAGCGTGGGCGCCTGGAACATCTACATCTCCATGGCGTCAGCCGCATGA